In candidate division WOR-1 bacterium RIFOXYB2_FULL_36_35, a single window of DNA contains:
- a CDS encoding dinitrogenase iron-molybdenum cofactor biosynthesis protein codes for MKICITSTGDNLDSAVDPRFGRCAYFMFVDTETLEFKALANPNIDATGGAGIQSSQFVSSQGVSLVATGNVGPNAFQTLSALKIKVFTGANGTIRSTIADFKAGKLNEMTGPSVSSHFGQGDLIK; via the coding sequence ATGAAAATTTGTATAACTTCAACAGGCGATAACTTAGATTCTGCCGTTGATCCAAGATTTGGTCGTTGTGCCTATTTTATGTTTGTTGATACGGAAACCTTGGAGTTTAAGGCTTTGGCTAATCCTAATATTGATGCGACAGGCGGAGCCGGTATTCAGTCTTCTCAGTTTGTATCCAGCCAAGGTGTTTCACTTGTTGCAACCGGCAATGTAGGTCCAAATGCTTTTCAAACACTTTCTGCATTAAAAATTAAAGTTTTTACTGGAGCAAATGGTACTATTCGTTCAACAATTGCCGACTTTAAAGCAGGGAAGCTTAATGAAATGACAGGGCCTTCTGTTTCTTCTCATTTTGGACAGGGAGACTTAATAAAATGA
- a CDS encoding transcriptional regulator, which translates to MAVPFFDIKRQISSIRNEIDTAISEVIDNGAFILGPKVKELEDFAAKYIGAKHAIGVASGTDALMLALKALNIKKDAEVITTPFTFVATLDAIEFCGATPVFVDIDPDTFNIDTKKIEAAITKKTEVILPVHLYGQPANMEEMLSIAKKYNLKVVEDAAQAIGAKYNNKYVGSLGEVGCFSFFPTKNLGCFGDGGLVTTNSDEIAKMLRILKGHGSTITYHYDFVGHNSRLDSIQAAILLIRFKYLEEWTNKRRENAKLYKELLKDIKEISLPKEDPKIFHVYNQFTIKVEARNELLDFLKSKNIGCAIYYPLSLHLQNAFKSLGFKNGDFPISEKTQESVISLPIFPELTREEIEEVVDGIKKFYGKS; encoded by the coding sequence ATGGCTGTTCCGTTTTTTGACATAAAAAGGCAAATATCCTCTATTCGAAACGAGATAGACACGGCAATTTCAGAAGTTATAGACAACGGAGCTTTTATCCTTGGGCCCAAGGTTAAAGAACTCGAAGATTTTGCCGCAAAATATATTGGAGCAAAACATGCAATCGGCGTCGCATCAGGAACAGACGCGCTTATGCTCGCACTTAAAGCATTAAATATTAAAAAAGATGCCGAAGTAATCACGACGCCATTTACTTTTGTGGCAACGCTTGACGCCATAGAATTTTGCGGTGCAACTCCGGTCTTTGTCGATATAGATCCTGATACATTCAACATAGATACAAAAAAAATAGAAGCGGCTATTACCAAAAAGACCGAAGTAATCCTCCCTGTCCACCTTTACGGGCAGCCGGCAAACATGGAAGAGATGCTCTCTATTGCCAAAAAATACAACTTAAAAGTTGTTGAAGATGCAGCTCAAGCCATCGGGGCAAAATATAACAACAAATATGTAGGTTCGTTGGGAGAGGTCGGATGTTTTTCTTTCTTTCCGACAAAAAATTTAGGCTGTTTTGGCGACGGAGGACTCGTAACGACAAATTCTGATGAAATCGCAAAGATGTTAAGAATTTTAAAGGGTCATGGAAGCACAATTACTTATCACTACGATTTTGTCGGGCATAACAGTCGTCTCGATTCCATACAAGCCGCAATTTTACTTATAAGATTCAAATATTTAGAGGAATGGACAAATAAAAGAAGGGAAAATGCTAAACTATATAAGGAATTATTAAAAGATATAAAAGAAATCTCTCTCCCAAAAGAAGATCCAAAAATTTTTCACGTATACAACCAATTCACAATAAAAGTGGAAGCCAGGAATGAGCTTCTTGATTTCTTAAAAAGCAAAAATATCGGATGTGCCATTTACTACCCTCTCTCCCTTCATCTGCAAAATGCTTTTAAAAGCCTGGGTTTTAAAAATGGGGATTTCCCAATATCAGAAAAAACACAGGAATCGGTCATCTCCCTTCCAATTTTCCCTGAATTAACAAGGGAAGAGATTGAAGAAGTTGTTGATGGCATAAAAAAATTCTATGGCAAAAGTTAA
- a CDS encoding dihydrolipoyl dehydrogenase has protein sequence MEKSYDIAILGGGPGGYIAAIRASQLGAKVCLIEKDKVGGTCLNYGCIPTKALLACTSLYDKTRKLDQFGISAENISIDFGKVIERKNKIIEKLVQGVEFLLKKNGINVIYGNGSVGAQDSVPRQIVTVNEQQISASKIILATGSSPICLPNIEFNGECFMSSNDLLSNSHVPEKLDIVGGGVIGLHFAFIFNSLGTNVTIYEALPEILPGIDDEAIALIKRILARRKITVKTGIKFTKELSCGKTLICVGRNPNLEPIKNLNFKTEGKSLWVNEKMETSIPGIYAIGDLVSKKMFAHVASEQGVVAAENAMGGNKTFNYDCIPYTIYTNPEIAGVGLTEKEAKEKSSNIKVGKFPFAALGIAQAMGDIEGFIKVVADENEKILGVHIIGPEANTIIGAAAIALKNRLTADQLANTIQAHPSFPEGLQEATLASLQKSLHSIN, from the coding sequence ATGGAAAAAAGCTATGATATAGCAATTTTGGGGGGTGGGCCGGGCGGATACATTGCAGCTATTAGAGCCTCACAGCTTGGAGCAAAGGTCTGCCTGATTGAAAAAGATAAGGTCGGAGGGACATGCTTGAATTACGGTTGCATCCCCACAAAAGCTCTTCTTGCTTGTACATCCCTTTACGACAAAACAAGAAAACTGGATCAGTTTGGCATTTCGGCAGAAAATATATCTATCGATTTCGGCAAAGTAATAGAAAGAAAAAACAAAATAATTGAAAAATTGGTTCAAGGGGTCGAATTTTTATTAAAGAAGAATGGAATCAATGTTATTTATGGAAATGGTTCTGTTGGGGCACAGGATTCTGTCCCCCGACAGATTGTAACAGTTAACGAACAACAGATTTCCGCCTCAAAAATTATTTTAGCAACAGGCTCATCCCCCATATGTCTGCCCAACATAGAATTTAACGGGGAATGTTTCATGTCAAGCAATGATCTTTTGTCCAACTCTCATGTCCCTGAAAAGCTTGATATTGTTGGGGGAGGAGTTATAGGACTTCACTTTGCTTTCATCTTCAACTCCCTCGGAACAAACGTCACAATTTATGAGGCCCTTCCTGAAATACTCCCCGGGATTGACGATGAAGCGATCGCTTTGATAAAAAGAATTTTAGCAAGAAGAAAGATAACCGTTAAAACAGGCATTAAGTTTACAAAAGAACTTTCGTGTGGCAAAACTTTAATCTGCGTCGGGAGAAACCCAAATCTTGAGCCTATAAAAAATCTCAATTTTAAAACCGAAGGGAAGAGCCTTTGGGTAAATGAAAAGATGGAGACAAGCATCCCTGGAATTTATGCAATTGGAGACCTTGTAAGTAAAAAGATGTTTGCACATGTCGCAAGTGAACAAGGGGTGGTTGCGGCTGAAAATGCAATGGGAGGGAACAAAACATTCAACTATGACTGCATCCCTTATACCATATATACAAACCCTGAAATTGCAGGAGTCGGACTTACTGAAAAAGAGGCAAAAGAAAAATCAAGCAATATAAAAGTCGGGAAGTTTCCTTTTGCGGCGCTTGGAATTGCACAGGCAATGGGTGATATTGAGGGCTTTATAAAAGTGGTCGCAGATGAAAATGAAAAAATTCTAGGCGTTCACATTATCGGGCCCGAAGCAAATACGATAATCGGAGCTGCGGCAATCGCACTTAAAAACAGGCTAACAGCGGATCAACTTGCAAATACAATTCAAGCACACCCCAGTTTCCCCGAAGGATTGCAGGAAGCAACACTTGCCTCACTACAAAAGAGTTTACATTCTATAAACTAG
- a CDS encoding RIP metalloprotease RseP codes for MTVFLVTFTIIALAHEGGHFIAAKRAGMNVKEFGIGFGPKLFSKEIKGTTYSINLIPVLAYVSIAGMDDVKGSDESNIPEEQKYFAKPPFQRFKMAFMGPAMNIFLAFMTSSLIFGFVGMPKELSTHIDHIQPNSIAEKAGLKYMDKIIAINGEKITRMEDAIETIHKNNGKELTLKIQRGEKFLTIKATPKYDKQLRVAVLGFTPLPVYERVNPLQALYYGAQQTIAMIVLMFLILWKLLSGAVSVRDLAGPVGIAQITGRYASSGVLSFLHFFAFLNVNIGFLNLLPLPALDGGHIVFAAIEGITKKRVREDIQQKIHQWGLITLLALMVIITINDILRWLK; via the coding sequence ATGACAGTATTTCTTGTCACTTTCACAATCATCGCGCTGGCCCATGAAGGAGGTCATTTCATTGCCGCCAAAAGAGCTGGAATGAATGTTAAAGAATTTGGAATAGGTTTTGGCCCAAAACTCTTTTCTAAAGAGATAAAAGGAACCACTTATTCGATAAACTTAATTCCTGTCTTGGCATATGTTAGTATCGCAGGGATGGATGACGTAAAAGGCTCCGATGAGTCAAATATTCCTGAAGAACAAAAATATTTCGCAAAACCTCCTTTTCAAAGATTTAAAATGGCTTTTATGGGACCGGCAATGAATATTTTTCTTGCTTTTATGACTTCATCTTTGATTTTTGGATTTGTCGGTATGCCAAAAGAATTATCGACACATATTGACCATATTCAACCCAATTCAATCGCAGAAAAAGCGGGACTAAAATACATGGATAAAATCATAGCAATAAACGGAGAAAAAATTACCCGAATGGAAGATGCAATAGAAACAATTCATAAAAACAATGGAAAAGAGCTAACGCTAAAAATCCAAAGAGGCGAAAAATTTTTAACAATCAAAGCCACTCCAAAATACGACAAGCAATTAAGGGTTGCTGTGTTGGGGTTCACCCCACTCCCTGTTTATGAAAGGGTAAATCCATTACAGGCGCTATATTATGGCGCACAGCAAACAATAGCAATGATCGTGTTAATGTTTCTGATTTTATGGAAACTACTAAGTGGAGCTGTATCTGTAAGAGATTTGGCAGGCCCTGTTGGAATTGCACAAATTACAGGACGATATGCAAGCTCAGGCGTTTTATCCTTTTTACATTTCTTTGCATTTTTAAATGTAAATATCGGATTTTTAAACCTGTTACCGCTTCCAGCATTAGATGGAGGACACATTGTTTTTGCCGCAATAGAAGGGATAACAAAAAAACGGGTTAGAGAAGATATTCAACAAAAAATTCATCAATGGGGATTAATTACTTTGTTAGCATTAATGGTAATTATTACAATAAATGATATTTTGAGATGGTTGAAATAG
- a CDS encoding (4Fe-4S)-binding protein, with amino-acid sequence MIISIASGKGGTGKTTVAVNLALSLSNVQLLDCDVEEPNAHLFIKPNIKTSKKAFVLVPQIDETKCNYCGKCGQICEYNAIVVAKDKVLVFPNLCHSCGACSVLCPRQAIKEIKKEIGVIEFGEKDTLQFVKGCLNLGEAMSPPLIRQVKDCVDPGKIVIIDAPPGTSCPVITAIKGSDYCLLVTEPTPFGLNDLVLAVETVRKLKIAFGVIINRSDLGNNKTEEYCILEKIPILMKIPFKKEIAEAYSNGKTIVEMLPEYKQKFKKVFEEITSIINGKNKST; translated from the coding sequence ATGATTATTTCTATAGCTTCAGGCAAAGGGGGGACAGGCAAAACAACCGTGGCTGTTAATCTTGCTTTGTCGCTTAGCAATGTCCAGCTTTTGGATTGCGATGTGGAAGAGCCAAACGCTCATCTTTTTATAAAACCAAACATAAAAACATCAAAAAAAGCGTTTGTATTGGTTCCTCAAATAGATGAAACAAAGTGCAACTATTGCGGTAAGTGCGGACAGATTTGCGAATATAACGCGATTGTTGTCGCAAAAGATAAGGTTTTGGTTTTTCCTAATCTTTGCCATAGTTGTGGAGCTTGTAGTGTTCTTTGTCCCAGGCAGGCTATAAAAGAAATAAAAAAAGAGATAGGTGTAATTGAATTTGGGGAAAAAGACACATTACAGTTTGTAAAAGGCTGTCTTAATCTTGGAGAAGCAATGTCTCCTCCTCTTATTCGCCAGGTTAAAGATTGTGTCGACCCTGGTAAAATAGTTATTATTGATGCTCCCCCCGGAACTTCTTGCCCTGTAATTACGGCAATTAAAGGGAGTGATTATTGTCTGCTTGTTACAGAGCCTACCCCTTTTGGGCTTAACGATTTGGTTTTAGCGGTTGAAACGGTTCGCAAACTTAAAATTGCTTTTGGTGTAATTATTAATCGTTCGGATCTTGGAAATAATAAAACTGAAGAATATTGTATTTTAGAAAAGATTCCAATTTTAATGAAGATACCTTTTAAAAAAGAGATAGCAGAAGCATATTCAAACGGAAAAACAATTGTTGAAATGTTGCCGGAATATAAACAAAAATTTAAAAAAGTTTTTGAAGAAATAACATCTATTAT
- a CDS encoding thioredoxin, producing the protein MSEITSISNQTFTTEVLESSIPVLVDFWAPWCVPCKMIAPLLEKSADKFKDRLKIVKLNSEENKELADKYQIMSIPSIVMFSKGKEIGRIAGVMDENRLNEEVEDLLVMAT; encoded by the coding sequence ATGAGTGAAATTACATCTATCTCTAATCAAACATTTACGACGGAAGTTTTAGAATCTTCTATCCCAGTTTTGGTTGATTTTTGGGCGCCATGGTGTGTTCCATGCAAAATGATTGCTCCGCTTCTGGAAAAATCGGCGGATAAGTTTAAAGACCGTTTAAAAATTGTCAAATTAAATTCAGAAGAGAATAAAGAATTAGCTGACAAATATCAAATTATGAGTATTCCTTCCATAGTTATGTTTTCTAAAGGCAAGGAAATTGGCAGAATTGCTGGCGTTATGGATGAAAACAGGTTAAATGAAGAGGTCGAGGATCTTTTGGTTATGGCTACTTAA
- a CDS encoding histidinol-phosphate transaminase — protein MSDSILRKIVDEIEEYKPGKNPDTQGVIKLASNENPFGPSPKALKAIEKETKNLQIYPDQKATILRDALSKKYGLNKDFFIIGNGSDDIMQIIGATFLSPQEEVIIPEKTFSVYSLIAKIFDGKIVISKLKSNEIDLDDITSKITNKTKIIFIANPNNPTGTIFTKDKFESFLKKIPEKILLVIDEAYAEFVESTDYPDTIEQIKQGGPNLIALRTFSKFYGLAGLRVGYGVGAKELISPMMKVKMPFNVSRLAQAGAVAALNDLFFLEKTYQNNIAGKKFLYAGLDALGVNYKKTESNFIFVDVQQDADPLFLKLMAEKVIIRPLTSFGFPKAIRISIGTPEQNNKLLEALKNLI, from the coding sequence ATGTCGGATAGCATTCTTCGTAAAATCGTAGATGAAATAGAAGAATATAAGCCAGGGAAAAATCCCGATACACAAGGAGTCATCAAGCTTGCCTCAAATGAAAACCCGTTCGGCCCATCGCCTAAAGCATTAAAAGCTATCGAGAAAGAGACAAAAAACCTTCAAATATATCCAGATCAAAAAGCAACTATCTTACGAGATGCTCTTTCAAAAAAATACGGTCTGAATAAAGATTTTTTTATAATAGGAAATGGCTCTGACGATATAATGCAAATTATCGGGGCAACGTTTCTCTCCCCGCAGGAAGAGGTCATAATTCCGGAAAAGACCTTCTCTGTTTATAGTCTTATTGCGAAAATTTTCGACGGCAAAATAGTCATATCAAAATTAAAAAGCAACGAAATTGATCTTGATGATATCACATCAAAAATCACCAACAAGACAAAAATAATTTTTATCGCCAACCCCAACAACCCGACAGGAACAATTTTTACAAAAGATAAATTTGAGAGTTTTTTAAAGAAAATTCCTGAGAAGATTTTGCTTGTCATAGATGAAGCGTATGCTGAATTTGTAGAATCTACGGACTATCCTGATACAATAGAACAGATAAAACAGGGGGGCCCTAATTTAATTGCTTTAAGAACATTTTCAAAATTTTATGGGCTTGCAGGGCTTAGAGTCGGTTATGGGGTCGGGGCAAAAGAATTAATCTCTCCAATGATGAAAGTGAAGATGCCATTTAACGTGAGCAGACTCGCACAAGCTGGCGCGGTCGCCGCGCTTAATGATCTGTTTTTTTTAGAAAAGACCTATCAAAACAATATTGCGGGTAAAAAATTTTTGTATGCAGGATTAGATGCCTTGGGTGTAAATTATAAGAAAACAGAGTCCAACTTTATTTTTGTGGATGTACAACAAGACGCGGACCCTCTCTTTCTAAAACTTATGGCGGAAAAAGTTATTATCAGGCCTTTGACCTCTTTCGGATTCCCTAAAGCTATAAGAATTTCGATTGGAACTCCGGAACAAAATAACAAGCTTCTAGAAGCCCTCAAAAATCTTATCTAA
- a CDS encoding short chain dehydrogenase — protein sequence MKTNYFKNKVIIITGASSGIGKELALSLAKYGAALSLAARKKELMQEIIKQCSQSGGEAIFVQTDVSKEDQCKTLIEKTVSVFGKIDILINNAGFGIRGDFNEFEDLKLFKTVIDANFYGSVFCTRFALPYLKKTKGQIVGISSILGKFATKGNTAYCSSKFAMAGFFDSLRLEIQDDGIDITMIYPGLVITGFVERMIQLDGTLVGEDGKKFYNNKMMSTTRCAEIIINAVKKRKRQVVMTWYGVLGVWINLISPKLSDFILKTVNKIHRMKLGKSI from the coding sequence ATGAAAACCAATTATTTTAAAAACAAAGTTATCATAATTACAGGGGCTTCTTCAGGGATAGGAAAAGAACTCGCATTATCTCTTGCAAAATACGGTGCCGCCCTCTCTCTTGCCGCCCGCAAAAAAGAGCTCATGCAAGAGATAATAAAACAATGCAGCCAGTCCGGGGGAGAAGCTATTTTCGTTCAGACAGACGTATCAAAAGAAGATCAATGTAAAACTTTAATAGAAAAAACTGTGTCTGTCTTTGGAAAAATCGATATTCTAATTAATAATGCCGGATTCGGAATACGCGGAGACTTTAACGAATTTGAGGATTTAAAATTGTTCAAGACTGTTATAGATGCCAATTTTTACGGGAGCGTGTTCTGCACAAGATTCGCCCTCCCATATCTTAAAAAAACAAAAGGACAAATAGTAGGAATATCAAGCATTCTTGGCAAGTTTGCAACAAAAGGGAACACAGCTTATTGTAGCAGTAAATTTGCAATGGCTGGATTTTTCGATTCTCTACGCCTGGAAATTCAGGATGATGGAATAGACATAACTATGATTTACCCGGGGCTTGTAATAACAGGTTTTGTCGAGAGGATGATTCAACTCGACGGGACATTAGTCGGAGAAGACGGGAAAAAATTTTATAACAACAAGATGATGTCAACAACAAGATGCGCAGAGATAATAATTAATGCCGTCAAAAAAAGAAAACGGCAGGTTGTTATGACCTGGTACGGAGTTCTTGGTGTTTGGATAAATTTAATCAGTCCCAAATTATCAGATTTTATCCTTAAAACCGTCAACAAAATTCATAGGATGAAACTCGGAAAAAGTATATAA
- a CDS encoding SsrA-binding protein, whose translation MVKFYKIIAENRMARHEYHILDTLTAGIILKGAEVKSLRLGRVNLKDSFARVESGEIWLYNTHISPYERASEKIDPYRNRKLLLSKQELKKAIGKVSEKGLTLIPLKMYFSGDWAKVEIALAKAKKKYEKREKLVKKSADKEIERALKGNR comes from the coding sequence ATGGTGAAATTTTATAAGATTATAGCTGAAAATCGCATGGCTCGACATGAATATCATATTCTTGATACTCTAACTGCGGGAATTATTTTAAAGGGGGCGGAAGTTAAATCTTTGCGGCTTGGAAGAGTTAATTTAAAAGATAGTTTTGCGAGGGTTGAATCGGGAGAAATTTGGCTCTATAATACGCACATTAGTCCTTACGAAAGAGCCAGTGAAAAGATAGACCCTTATAGAAACAGAAAGCTGTTATTATCCAAACAAGAATTAAAAAAGGCAATAGGGAAAGTTTCGGAAAAAGGGCTGACTCTTATTCCTTTAAAAATGTATTTTTCGGGTGATTGGGCAAAGGTTGAAATAGCCTTGGCGAAAGCTAAAAAGAAGTATGAGAAGAGGGAGAAATTGGTTAAGAAAAGCGCAGATAAAGAGATAGAAAGAGCGCTGAAGGGGAACCGATGA
- a CDS encoding CGGC domain-containing protein, with the protein MKKKIGIIRCQQTEDMCPGTTDFKIAANGEMAFSDIGSCEIVGFVSCGGCPGKKAVSRAKMMVERGAEIIVIASCISKGHPIGFVCPNFEKIKESFIKKLNSNIIIIDWTH; encoded by the coding sequence ATGAAAAAAAAGATTGGAATTATTAGATGCCAACAAACTGAAGATATGTGTCCTGGGACTACCGATTTTAAAATTGCTGCTAATGGAGAAATGGCATTTTCTGATATAGGTTCATGCGAGATTGTTGGTTTTGTTTCTTGTGGCGGGTGTCCTGGGAAGAAGGCTGTTTCGAGAGCGAAAATGATGGTTGAAAGAGGAGCAGAAATAATTGTTATTGCTTCATGTATAAGTAAAGGGCATCCGATTGGTTTTGTTTGTCCGAATTTTGAAAAGATTAAAGAGAGTTTTATTAAAAAATTAAATTCAAACATAATAATAATTGATTGGACTCATTAA